The proteins below come from a single bacterium genomic window:
- a CDS encoding HAD hydrolase family protein — MAPLPLHPTRPHIFLAPIRARPRYLRHNVSMTKPSPFHPIRAVAIDLDGTLLAPDHSISAENIAAIEAMHAAGVEIILASGRHYLSMLPYTRRIPQVRYNPLP; from the coding sequence TTGGCTCCCCTACCTCTCCACCCGACCCGTCCTCACATTTTCCTCGCGCCCATCCGCGCTCGTCCTCGTTATCTGCGCCACAACGTGAGCATGACCAAACCATCTCCCTTCCACCCTATCCGGGCCGTCGCCATCGACCTGGATGGCACGCTGCTGGCGCCCGACCATTCGATCTCCGCCGAGAATATCGCGGCAATCGAGGCGATGCACGCCGCCGGGGTCGAAATCATCCTGGCCTCCGGTCGCCACTACTTGAGCATGCTGCCCTACACCCGTCGGATTCCGCAAGTCCGCTATAACCCCCTCCCCTGA